From one Lycium ferocissimum isolate CSIRO_LF1 chromosome 7, AGI_CSIRO_Lferr_CH_V1, whole genome shotgun sequence genomic stretch:
- the LOC132063653 gene encoding protein ABCI12, chloroplastic-like isoform X2, giving the protein MQAWLFTLVILPAKSIVIMRLSLVAYLAILSILVQPAQVWKDQLGRVALLSGILFIMLGLSTDSAPSLISSRAPPPSMMGLPPFPASLEGYKYVILKLGPLQLTRKGLSTATTSACLTFTIFQSASVFLSTTTPEQIAFALRWFISPLANLGVPVAEVILTLLLSLRFINLVFDEVRNVALGIVSRRINWQQLTTLETIDVFFTYIHRIFRNILVHAEQISQV; this is encoded by the exons ATGCAGGCATGGCTCTTTACTCTGGTTATTTTACCGGCAAAATCGATTGTAATCATGCGTTTGTCATTGGTTGCGTACTTAGCTATACTATCTATTTTGGTCCAGCCTGCACAAGTGTGGAAG GATCAACTCGGGAGAGTCGCACTGCTGTCGGGGATCTTATTTATAATGTTGGGCCTAAGTACTGACAGTGCACCTTCCCTCATCTCTTCAAGAGCTCCCCCACCTTCAATGATGGGATTACCACCTTTTCCTGCATCTTTGGAAGGTTATAAATATGTAATCTTGAAGCTGGGGCCATTACAACTCACCAGAAAAGGCTTATCAACCGCTACTACATCAGCATGTTTAACCTTCACT ATCTTCCAAAGTGCAAGTGTATTCCTATCAACCACAACACCGGAGCAGATAGCTTTTGCCTTACGGTGGTTCATATCCCCTTTGGCCAACCTTGGTGTCCCTGTTGCTGAAGTTATCCTTACTCTCCTGCTCTCCTTGAGATTTATCAATCTTGTGTTTGATGAG GTACGAAACGTTGCACTTGGTATTGTATCTCGTAGGATTAATTGGCAGCAGTTGACAACTTTGGAGACAATAGATG TTTTCTTCACATATATTCATCGGATATTCAGAAATATTTTAGTTCACGCAGAGCAGATATCTCAGGTGTGA
- the LOC132063653 gene encoding protein ABCI12, chloroplastic-like isoform X1 codes for MQAWLFTLVILPAKSNVIMHLSLVAYFAILSILVQPAQVWKDQLGRVALLSGILFIMLGLSTDSAPSLISSRAPPPSMMGLPPFPASLEGYKYVILKLGPLQLTRKGLSTATTSACLTFTIFQSASVFLSTTTPEQIAFALRWFISPLANLGVPVAEVILTLLLSLRFINLVFDEVRNVALGIVSRRINWQQLTTLETIDVFFTYIHRIFRNILVHAEQISQV; via the exons ATGCAGGCATGGCTCTTTACTCTGGTTATTTTACCAGCAAAATCAAATGTAATAATGCATTTGTCATTGGTTGCGTACTTCGCCATACTATCTATTTTGGTCCAGCCTGCACAAGTGTGGAAG GATCAACTCGGGAGAGTCGCACTGCTGTCGGGGATCTTATTTATAATGTTGGGCCTAAGTACTGACAGTGCACCTTCCCTCATCTCTTCAAGAGCTCCCCCACCTTCAATGATGGGATTACCACCTTTTCCTGCATCTTTGGAAGGTTATAAATATGTAATCTTGAAGCTGGGGCCATTACAACTCACCAGAAAAGGCTTATCAACCGCTACTACATCAGCATGTTTAACCTTCACT ATCTTCCAAAGTGCAAGTGTATTCCTATCAACCACAACACCGGAGCAGATAGCTTTTGCCTTACGGTGGTTCATATCCCCTTTGGCCAACCTTGGTGTCCCTGTTGCTGAAGTTATCCTTACTCTCCTGCTCTCCTTGAGATTTATCAATCTTGTGTTTGATGAG GTACGAAACGTTGCACTTGGTATTGTATCTCGTAGGATTAATTGGCAGCAGTTGACAACTTTGGAGACAATAGATG TTTTCTTCACATATATTCATCGGATATTCAGAAATATTTTAGTTCACGCAGAGCAGATATCTCAGGTGTGA